The following coding sequences are from one Lolium rigidum isolate FL_2022 chromosome 6, APGP_CSIRO_Lrig_0.1, whole genome shotgun sequence window:
- the LOC124661478 gene encoding 7-methyl-GTP pyrophosphatase-like, with amino-acid sequence MAASSALRLILGSSSASRRLILSEMGYQFTLLSADIDEKEIRMEKPEELVVALAHAKADAILEKMAKNGMMQEIADSQETTLLITADQVVVHDGVIREKPTTPEEARKFIQGYSQSHAATIGSVLVTDVKNGSRRGGWDKSEVYFHKIPDEVIDSLIEEGNVFYVAGGLLVEHPLTSPLVESIVGTMDSVMGLPKALTEKLIKDSLQES; translated from the exons ATGGCCGCCTCTTCGGCTCTCAGA CTGATCCTCGGCTCCTCGTCGGCTTCGCGTCGTCTGATTCTTTCCGAGATGGGATACCAGTTCACACTACTT AGCGCGGACATTGACGAGAAGGAGATCAGAATGGAGAAGCCAGAGGAACTGGTGGTCGCCTTGGCTCACGCGAAA GCAGATGCAATATTGGAGAAGATGGCAAAGAATGGGATGATGCAAGAGATTGCTGACTCTCAAGAGACTACCTTGTTGATCACTGCTGATCAA GTTGTGGTCCATGATGGAGTTATCCGTGAAAAACCAACCACTCCAGAAGAGGCACGTAAATTCATCCAAG GATACTCCCAAAGCCATGCTGCAACAATTGGATCTGTGCTTGTTACAGATGTGAAGAATGGTAGTAGAAGGGGAGGATGGGATAAATCTGAA GTTTATTTCCACAAGATACCTGATGAAGTTATTGACAGCCTG ATTGAGGAGGGGAATGTCTTCTACGTAGCTGGTGGCCTCCTAGTTGAGCATCCACTGACTTCACCTCTCGTGGAATCCATC GTCGGTACAATGGATAGCGTAATGGGGCTTCCTAAAGCGCTCACAGAGAAGCTCATCAAGGATTCCCTTCAGGAGTCCTAG